One Solibacillus sp. R5-41 DNA segment encodes these proteins:
- a CDS encoding amidohydrolase family protein, translating into MKIFDAHFHIIDFAFPIIENQGYTPPSYIVSKYQQETAHLNILGGAIVSGSFQGFDQEYLLKALKQLGPTFYGVTQLPFTVTDDAILNLHTHGVRALRFNIKRGGSENLSKLDYFARRVYDLVGWHSELYIDAKELPEISSIIEKLPAISIDHLGMSEEGLPHLLNLVDKGVHIKATGFGRVELNVENALKSIYKTNPNALMFGTDLPSTRAKRPFEDTDIELIQHLFDEKAVENIMYTNALKLYCK; encoded by the coding sequence ATGAAGATATTTGATGCGCACTTTCATATTATTGATTTTGCTTTTCCAATAATCGAGAATCAAGGATATACACCACCAAGCTACATTGTCTCAAAATATCAACAGGAAACGGCTCACTTGAATATATTAGGTGGAGCGATTGTATCCGGGTCTTTTCAAGGATTTGACCAGGAATACTTATTGAAGGCACTTAAACAACTGGGTCCAACATTTTATGGAGTTACTCAATTACCCTTTACAGTGACGGATGATGCAATTTTAAACTTACATACACATGGGGTGAGAGCATTACGATTCAATATTAAACGTGGCGGCTCAGAAAATTTATCAAAGCTCGATTACTTTGCAAGAAGAGTTTATGATTTGGTTGGGTGGCATAGTGAACTTTATATTGATGCAAAAGAATTACCTGAAATTTCCTCAATCATTGAAAAATTACCTGCTATTTCAATTGACCATTTAGGTATGTCTGAAGAAGGATTACCACACTTGTTAAATTTAGTTGATAAAGGAGTACACATTAAAGCAACAGGTTTTGGGCGCGTGGAACTAAATGTGGAAAACGCACTAAAATCCATCTATAAAACAAATCCTAATGCACTAATGTTTGGCACAGATTTGCCATCAACAAGAGCGAAAAGACCTTTTGAAGATACGGATATTGAATTAATTCAGCATCTATTTGATGAAAAGGCTGTTGAAAATATAATGTATACAAATGCTTTAAAATTGTATTGCAAGTAA